The genomic segment GCGAAATGACGCGAAAGAAGAAGATTAAGAAAAAATATTGAGTTAAGACCGTCTGGGAATGGTCTTCTTGGGAGGGTCGGGATTGACTTAAGATTTCTTCTGGAGGGTGTGTAAATGGTCGCCCTCAAGTCAATCCGGAGTACCGTCTTAACTCGATAGCTTAGCTTATTTAAATCTTATAGGAGTTTATGATGAAGAAGATATTTTTAGTTGTTTTGATTTTTATAGGGCTAAATTTGTTTTGTAATGAGATCCCTGTAGTTAGTAATGTAGTAGTGGAACAGCGTGATGATGGTTCATTTATAGTTGATATTAGTTATGATCTGCAAGACGCGGATGGTGATAGTATGCTGGTGAGCATAACAGCTTCGAATAACGAAGGTGAAAGCTGGAATTACTCGATCAATAATGTTAGCGGTGATATCGGGCTTGATATCACTTCAGGAACAGGTAAGCAGATAATCTGGGATTTTGCGGTTGATCATCCGGGAGTTCTGAATATCCCCACCATGATCAAAATTACTGCTGATGACCGTAATGGTGAAGGTGGATTTGAATGGTGCTACGTGGCATTTGGAACTTATACCTGGGGTGAAAATGATGTAATTCAGACAATTGATTACAATTATGAGATCATGAAGTATGAAGTAACAAATAGTCAGTATGCAGCATATTTACAAGAAGCACTTGCTGCAGGTGATATAGAAGTAGCAGTAACATCTGCTTCTGTTTCCGGTTATTATGCTGGGGATATAAATTATATAGCAGGAGATTACGAGTTTTATGATATGAGTAGTTATAGTTGCAGGATAAGCTGGGATGGCAGTAACTTTAATATTCAGGAAAGTTACGAAAACCACCCGGTTGTTGATGTAACTTGGTTTGGTGCTAATGCTTTTGCTTTGCATTATGATTTTAGATTGCCTACTGAGCAAGAATGGGAAAAGTCCGCGCGTGGGATGACCGGTTATGACTATCCCTGGGGTAACTCGCTCAGTGGAGATAGAGCTAATTATGATGATAGCGGAGACCCCTGGGATAATGGCACTACCCCGGTAGGTTTCTATAATGGTCAATTATATGAAGGATTTCAGACTATCGACAGTCCTTCACCTTATGGTTGCTATGACATGTGTGGGAATGTATTTGATTGGACAGACAGTTGGATGGATTCTATGAGCCGGGTTTTGCGTGGCGGGACGTGGGGCGACTACGGTGGCAGCGACTATTTGCGTTCCTGGCGTCGCTACAGCAGCGTCCCGACTATCGCTTTCGGCTCTTTCGGATTCCGTTGTGCCAGGACTCTCCCGTAGTTTGAATTTTGTTCTTTGAGTTTGTATTCTTTGGGGAAATTAATTTCCCCAAAGAATTTATCAACCGCTAAGGCGCGAAAGAAAGAGAAGAAGATGAAGAAAAGATATTGAGTTAAGACCAACTGGGTAGGGTTTTCAGGGGAGGATCGGGATTCACTAAAGATTTTTCTGGGGGTGGAAGTGGTTGTCCTCAAGTCAATCCGGAGTAGCGTCTTACCCGATAGCTTTGTTGGTACAAAAAAATATTTGACATATATCAACAGGAAATCCACTTATAGTTTGATTGATGAATTAAATGGTGAGAATAAAACACGAGTGAAGTAGTATGAAATTTCTGAAGATCTGTATTATTATTATGCTCAATTTGTGTCTGGTAGATTTATCTGCTGCTGGATTACTATTGCCCTGGAGTGCAAAATCAGCAGCGAGTAATTGTTGCGGATATATCAGCGGAGATAGTGGAGCGATATTCAGTTATCCCTCTTTGGGAGGAACGGGGATTTACTTCAGTAATACCAGAATGTATAATTTAGCTGAATTACCGCGATATATTCTGGCGGCAGGGACTGAGTGGCAGGATTTTACTCTTGGCTATGCCATCGATCATCTTCATCATCCCTTTTATAAGGAAACCAATCAATTGATCAATCTGGGATACGGCAATGAGAATTTTCGGGCAGGGATTAATATCCGTAATTTACTTATTGATATCAGTGAGGAGCCGATTGAGGGAGCATTTTTATTTGATCTGGGAATGTCATGGCAGCTCGAAACGTTGTCAAGTGCTGTTTCCTGGTTGAATGTAGGAGCTGGCACAATAGAAGAAGAAACAATTCCGATATATTTTGTGTGGGAGGCAAACTGGCAGGCAGTGACTGATGGTAATCTGGCAATAAGGATAGAGAAGGAAACGGGCTTTGAATTTCACCCAACCCTGGCAGGAGATTATTCTGTGAGCAGATCATTCAGGTTGATATCTTCATATAGTTTTTATCCGGGCAGTCTGGGTTGCGGATTTGAAATCATTATTGGTAAAATAGCAGTATCATATGGTTTGCAATATCATGAAGACCTGCAGGAGAGTCATTATCTCAGTCTGCAATATACGGCAGTTAATTAGTCTCGGTTTACTATTGT from the Candidatus Stygibacter australis genome contains:
- a CDS encoding SUMF1/EgtB/PvdO family nonheme iron enzyme; amino-acid sequence: MMKKIFLVVLIFIGLNLFCNEIPVVSNVVVEQRDDGSFIVDISYDLQDADGDSMLVSITASNNEGESWNYSINNVSGDIGLDITSGTGKQIIWDFAVDHPGVLNIPTMIKITADDRNGEGGFEWCYVAFGTYTWGENDVIQTIDYNYEIMKYEVTNSQYAAYLQEALAAGDIEVAVTSASVSGYYAGDINYIAGDYEFYDMSSYSCRISWDGSNFNIQESYENHPVVDVTWFGANAFALHYDFRLPTEQEWEKSARGMTGYDYPWGNSLSGDRANYDDSGDPWDNGTTPVGFYNGQLYEGFQTIDSPSPYGCYDMCGNVFDWTDSWMDSMSRVLRGGTWGDYGGSDYLRSWRRYSSVPTIAFGSFGFRCARTLP